A genomic region of Microlunatus sagamiharensis contains the following coding sequences:
- a CDS encoding glycoside hydrolase family 5 protein, whose product MAAATPLIRTSGADFIGPDGQPLLLRGVCLGGWLNMENFITGYSANESLMRAEVVKVLGPERSERFFERLLTQFFAEEDAAFLAEAGLNLVRIAVGYKHLEDDARPFEIKADGFRHLDRVIELLADHGIYSIVDLHALPGSQNQHWHSDNPTHVAAFWQHRHFQDRVVNIWEAIAEHYRGNGWVLGYNLLNEPSDESGQVVGPFCSRLVSAIRAVDPDHVLFLDGNTYATDFSMFTEPYDNAVWTLHDYVPAGLGRSPHYSTEEAEAKFLERSEHARSLTSPILVGEFGPIYGGDEEHDAWLREILRDQLDLYNRHKASWTLWMYKDIGRQGLVSVRPDTPYRQRFDAFVAKKERLGVDQWGSDGIGVAEVTQPVQDLVATEFPDFDPYPWGRFDWVRTLLLNITFAQPLAQEYAELFRGLDDTELDALADSFAFSSCEVREPLLAELQRAQEAAGQPAPARAAV is encoded by the coding sequence ATGGCTGCTGCCACGCCCCTGATCCGCACCTCCGGCGCCGACTTCATCGGGCCCGACGGGCAGCCGCTGCTGCTCCGGGGGGTGTGCCTGGGCGGCTGGCTCAACATGGAGAACTTCATCACCGGCTACTCGGCCAACGAGTCGCTGATGCGCGCCGAGGTCGTCAAGGTCCTCGGTCCGGAGCGGTCCGAGCGCTTCTTCGAGCGGCTGCTGACGCAGTTCTTCGCCGAGGAGGACGCGGCCTTCCTCGCCGAGGCCGGGCTCAACCTGGTGCGCATCGCCGTCGGCTACAAGCACCTCGAGGACGACGCGCGACCGTTCGAGATCAAGGCCGACGGCTTCCGTCACCTCGACCGGGTGATCGAGCTGCTCGCCGACCACGGCATCTACTCGATCGTCGACCTGCACGCGCTCCCCGGCTCGCAGAACCAGCACTGGCACTCCGACAACCCGACGCACGTCGCCGCTTTCTGGCAGCACCGGCACTTCCAGGACCGCGTGGTCAACATCTGGGAGGCCATCGCCGAGCACTACCGCGGCAACGGCTGGGTCCTCGGCTACAACCTGCTCAACGAGCCCTCCGACGAGTCCGGCCAGGTCGTCGGCCCCTTCTGCTCGCGGCTGGTCTCGGCGATCCGCGCGGTCGACCCCGACCACGTGCTCTTCCTCGACGGCAACACGTACGCGACCGACTTCAGCATGTTCACCGAGCCCTACGACAACGCCGTGTGGACCCTGCACGACTACGTCCCGGCCGGTCTCGGACGCAGCCCGCACTACAGCACCGAGGAGGCGGAGGCGAAGTTCCTCGAGCGCTCCGAGCACGCGCGCTCGCTGACCTCGCCGATCCTGGTGGGCGAGTTCGGGCCCATCTACGGCGGCGACGAGGAGCACGACGCCTGGCTGCGCGAGATCCTGCGCGACCAGCTCGACCTCTACAACCGGCACAAGGCCAGCTGGACGCTGTGGATGTACAAGGACATCGGGCGCCAGGGCCTGGTCTCGGTCCGCCCCGACACGCCGTACCGGCAGCGGTTCGACGCCTTCGTCGCCAAGAAGGAGCGCCTCGGCGTCGACCAGTGGGGCAGCGACGGCATCGGCGTCGCCGAGGTGACCCAGCCCGTGCAGGACCTCGTCGCGACCGAGTTCCCGGACTTCGACCCGTACCCGTGGGGCCGCTTCGACTGGGTGCGGACGCTGCTGCTCAACATCACCTTCGCCCAGCCCCTCGCGCAGGAGTACGCCGAGCTGTTCCGCGGCCTCGACGACACCGAGCTGGACGCCCTGGCCGACTCCTTCGCCTTCTCCTCCTGCGAGGTCCGCGAGCCGCTGCTCGCCGAGCTCCAGCGGGCGCAGGAGGCTGCGGGCCAGCCGGCCCCGGCCAGAGCGGCGGTGTGA
- the typA gene encoding translational GTPase TypA: MPVRSDLRNVAIVAHVDHGKTTLVDAMLWQSGAFRANQDINNRVMDSMDLEREKGITILAKNTAVLHHAPDGSDVIINIIDTPGHADFGGEVERGLEMVDGVVLLVDASEGPLPQTRFVLRKALAKNLPIIVVVNKVDRPDARIAEVVEETYELFLDLLEDGDTDVLDFPVVYASAKAGRASLTAPENGEMPDSENLGPLFATILDGVPAPQYEEGAVLQAHVTNLDASPYLGRLALCRVFAGEMKRGQVVAWCKQDGTIQNIKLTEMLITEALDRVPAEIARPGDIIAIAGIPDITIGETLSDPENPKPLPLITVDQPSISMTIGINTSPLAGKSGKNLTARLVKNRLDAELIGNVSIKVNPTERPDTWEVQGRGELQLAILVEMMRREGFELTVGKPQVVTREIDGKLHEPVERLTIDAPEDFVGVVTQLLGLRKGRLEQMINHGTGWVRMEYLVPARGLIGFRTEFLTETRGTGMMHHVFETYEPWHGELRTRPNGSLVADRSGVVTAYASFSLQERGTLFVGPTTEVYEGMIVGENARADDMDVNITREKKLTNVRSSTGDELERLIPPKNMAMEQALEFCRGDECIEVTPAAVRIRKVVLNAGERSRTRSRAKNA; encoded by the coding sequence ATGCCCGTACGCAGCGACCTGCGCAACGTAGCCATCGTGGCCCACGTCGACCACGGCAAGACCACGCTCGTCGACGCCATGCTCTGGCAGTCCGGCGCCTTCCGCGCCAACCAGGACATCAACAACCGCGTGATGGACTCGATGGACCTCGAGCGCGAGAAGGGCATCACCATCCTCGCGAAGAACACGGCGGTGCTGCACCACGCGCCGGACGGTTCCGACGTGATCATCAACATCATCGACACCCCCGGCCACGCCGACTTCGGCGGTGAGGTCGAGCGCGGCCTCGAGATGGTCGACGGCGTCGTGCTGCTCGTCGACGCCTCCGAGGGCCCGCTGCCCCAGACGCGCTTCGTGCTGCGCAAGGCCCTGGCCAAGAACCTGCCGATCATCGTGGTCGTCAACAAGGTCGACCGCCCCGACGCGCGCATCGCCGAGGTCGTCGAGGAGACCTACGAGCTCTTCCTCGACCTGCTCGAGGACGGCGACACCGACGTCCTCGACTTCCCGGTCGTCTACGCCTCGGCCAAGGCCGGCCGCGCCTCGCTGACCGCCCCCGAGAACGGCGAGATGCCCGACTCGGAGAACCTCGGCCCGCTGTTCGCGACGATCCTGGACGGCGTCCCCGCCCCGCAGTACGAGGAGGGTGCGGTCCTCCAGGCGCACGTCACCAACCTCGACGCCTCCCCCTACCTCGGCCGCCTCGCGCTGTGCCGGGTGTTCGCGGGCGAGATGAAGCGCGGGCAGGTCGTGGCCTGGTGCAAGCAGGACGGCACCATCCAGAACATCAAGCTCACCGAGATGCTGATCACCGAGGCCCTCGACCGCGTGCCGGCCGAGATCGCCCGCCCCGGCGACATCATCGCCATCGCGGGCATCCCGGACATCACCATCGGCGAGACGCTGTCGGACCCCGAGAACCCGAAGCCCCTGCCGCTGATCACGGTCGACCAGCCCTCGATCTCGATGACCATCGGCATCAACACCTCGCCGCTGGCCGGCAAGTCGGGCAAGAACCTCACCGCCCGCCTGGTCAAGAACCGCCTCGACGCCGAGCTGATCGGCAACGTGTCGATCAAGGTCAACCCGACCGAGCGCCCCGACACCTGGGAGGTGCAGGGCCGTGGCGAGCTGCAGCTCGCGATCCTGGTCGAGATGATGCGCCGCGAGGGCTTCGAGCTCACGGTCGGCAAGCCGCAGGTCGTCACGCGCGAGATCGACGGCAAGCTGCACGAGCCGGTCGAGCGCCTCACGATCGACGCGCCGGAGGACTTCGTCGGGGTCGTCACCCAGCTGCTCGGGCTGCGCAAGGGCCGCCTGGAGCAGATGATCAACCACGGCACCGGCTGGGTCCGCATGGAGTACCTCGTGCCCGCCCGCGGCCTGATCGGCTTCCGGACCGAGTTCCTCACCGAGACCCGCGGCACCGGGATGATGCACCACGTCTTCGAGACGTACGAGCCCTGGCACGGAGAGCTCCGCACCCGCCCGAACGGCTCGCTCGTGGCCGACCGCAGCGGCGTCGTGACCGCGTACGCGTCCTTCAGCCTGCAGGAGCGCGGGACGCTCTTCGTCGGTCCGACGACCGAGGTCTACGAGGGCATGATCGTCGGCGAGAACGCCCGCGCCGACGACATGGACGTCAACATCACCCGCGAGAAGAAGCTCACCAACGTGCGCTCCTCCACCGGCGACGAGCTGGAGCGGCTGATCCCGCCGAAGAACATGGCCATGGAGCAGGCGCTGGAGTTCTGCCGCGGTGACGAGTGCATCGAGGTCACCCCGGCCGCGGTGCGCATCCGCAAGGTCGTGCTGAACGCCGGCGAGCGGTCGCGCACGCGGTCGCGCGCCAAGAACGCCTGA
- a CDS encoding RidA family protein, with the protein MTTTASGSPGTTHEHRTRNQCVDPWPWTAALGFASGTLVPTPARTLYLAGQAALDDAGVVVAPGDMAGQLARTMDNVETVLLVAGMTLSDVVRYDVYTTDMATYFSAAGELVGRFAAAGVVPCGGIAAQVGALAMPGLMVEVVRTAAR; encoded by the coding sequence ATGACCACGACCGCGTCCGGAAGCCCCGGCACCACGCACGAGCACCGCACCCGGAACCAGTGCGTCGACCCCTGGCCGTGGACCGCGGCCCTCGGCTTCGCCAGCGGGACGCTCGTCCCGACCCCGGCCCGCACGCTCTACCTCGCCGGGCAGGCGGCGCTCGACGACGCGGGCGTGGTCGTCGCCCCCGGCGACATGGCGGGTCAGCTGGCCCGGACCATGGACAACGTCGAAACCGTCCTGCTCGTGGCCGGCATGACGCTCTCCGACGTGGTCCGCTACGACGTCTACACGACCGACATGGCGACCTACTTCTCCGCGGCCGGCGAGCTGGTCGGGCGGTTCGCTGCCGCGGGGGTCGTCCCGTGCGGCGGGATCGCCGCGCAGGTCGGCGCGCTCGCGATGCCCGGGCTGATGGTCGAGGTGGTCCGCACCGCGGCGCGATGA
- a CDS encoding FAD-binding oxidoreductase, which yields MTTTTTTAGTPTGTSAGRTAGTPTAEARLAALQEAGLVAHGRGSAEYDALVSGFNLDLSVSPVAVVEAADAADVVALVRLAGEQGFGVGVRLTGHGLSPDLDDQVMVHTRGLSELHVDAEGRWARVGAGVLWQQVLDVAAPHGLGAVAGSAPAVGVVGYLTGGGISPVGRTFGLGIDHVRSFDVVTGDGELRTASAAENPDLFWALKGGRGTAGVVTAVEIDLVPVAELYAGALFFDGADADTVLRTWASWSATLPAEATTSIAFVRLPPLPQLPPPLAGRFTMSVRFAWTGSLEQGPEVLAPMRACATPVLDGVGPLPFAALGAIHMDPVDPMPSLEAHTLLAELTDEALGALVDLAGPAAECPQVVVEVRQLGGAMSDGAEAAFAQRDAAYSVFAVGLAVPPLREAVTAHGRALVDALEPCSTYGLLPNFATGTDAAWWTAAYGEQGVARLREVVQAHDPRRVLAGSRALLAATDPRPTTR from the coding sequence ATGACCACCACCACCACGACCGCCGGCACCCCCACCGGAACCTCCGCCGGCAGGACGGCGGGCACCCCTACCGCCGAGGCGAGGCTCGCCGCGCTGCAGGAGGCTGGGCTCGTCGCGCACGGCCGCGGCAGCGCGGAGTACGACGCCCTCGTCTCGGGCTTCAACCTCGACCTGTCCGTCAGCCCGGTCGCCGTGGTCGAGGCGGCCGACGCGGCCGACGTCGTCGCCCTCGTCCGGCTCGCCGGCGAGCAGGGCTTCGGCGTCGGCGTCCGCCTCACCGGCCACGGCCTCAGCCCCGACCTGGACGACCAGGTCATGGTCCACACGCGCGGCCTGTCCGAGCTCCACGTCGACGCCGAGGGCCGCTGGGCCCGGGTCGGCGCCGGGGTGCTCTGGCAGCAGGTGCTCGACGTCGCTGCACCGCACGGGCTCGGCGCCGTCGCCGGGTCGGCCCCCGCGGTCGGCGTGGTCGGCTACCTCACCGGCGGCGGCATCAGCCCGGTCGGACGCACCTTCGGCCTGGGCATCGACCACGTGCGCTCCTTCGACGTCGTCACCGGGGACGGAGAGCTGCGCACCGCGAGCGCCGCCGAGAACCCGGACCTCTTCTGGGCGCTCAAGGGCGGCCGGGGCACCGCGGGCGTCGTGACCGCGGTCGAGATCGACCTGGTGCCGGTCGCCGAGCTCTACGCCGGGGCCCTGTTCTTCGACGGCGCCGACGCCGACACCGTCCTGCGGACCTGGGCGTCCTGGTCGGCCACGCTGCCCGCCGAGGCGACGACGTCGATCGCCTTCGTCCGGCTCCCGCCGCTCCCGCAGCTGCCGCCGCCGCTGGCCGGGAGGTTCACGATGAGCGTGCGCTTCGCCTGGACCGGGTCGCTCGAGCAGGGGCCCGAGGTGCTGGCGCCGATGCGCGCCTGCGCCACGCCGGTCCTCGACGGGGTCGGGCCGCTGCCCTTCGCCGCCCTCGGGGCGATCCACATGGACCCGGTCGACCCGATGCCGAGCCTGGAGGCCCACACCCTCCTCGCCGAGCTCACCGACGAGGCGCTGGGCGCGCTCGTCGACCTCGCCGGCCCGGCGGCCGAGTGCCCGCAGGTCGTCGTCGAGGTCCGCCAGCTCGGCGGCGCCATGAGCGACGGGGCCGAGGCGGCCTTCGCCCAGCGCGACGCCGCCTACAGCGTCTTCGCGGTCGGCCTCGCCGTCCCGCCGCTGCGCGAGGCGGTGACCGCTCACGGGCGCGCGCTCGTCGACGCCCTGGAGCCGTGCAGCACGTACGGCCTGCTGCCGAACTTCGCCACCGGCACCGACGCCGCCTGGTGGACCGCCGCGTACGGCGAGCAGGGCGTCGCCCGGCTGCGTGAGGTCGTGCAGGCGCACGACCCGCGACGCGTGCTCGCCGGCAGCCGCGCGCTGCTCGCGGCCACCGACCCCCGCCCGACCACCCGCTGA
- a CDS encoding BTAD domain-containing putative transcriptional regulator, whose product MALAYGLLGPLTVSRDGRPLDLGAPKQRLVLALLLLERGRVVSTDRLVAGAWPRDAPPSAVPSLQAYLSNLRRLLREPDVDGSGRATPLVRQAPGYRLDVGLASFDLEDYLAAVRTQAEAVQRQDWTAALAAGEVARGLWRGPLLADLADEDWVQAASAALEERRTRSRTDAVLAHAATGDLGAALDVARTLVDEHPWRDDVAALLVRVLARSGRTTEALDAYRAYADGLADELGLDPGQELRALQQSVLRGDASLGAWPEGSSGPRSSPTPPAAATVPLAHATRSAPTTDDFVGRAGPLAALADVLGRGRSGRTAWAVLSGPPGIGKTRLAQEAVSRAVRPGATVVWGRCLEEEGAPAWWPWRAVVRALGADPGVLLAPPAGADADAGRFLVYERLEELLRGAAARSPLVVVLDDLQWADATSLAAVASLAATLRDADVTVLVTLRDGERRPATEDALRRALSAVGRTADARELAVGPLDAGDVAAVVGTVSGEVLSGPDAAALTERTGGNPLFVREYARLPPQERLGAALPGAVRAVLGRRLQVLEPAVLDVVRSAAVIGERVDLPLLALVARLDAERAADLLDGAADEGIIGPTPGGTGYGFTHALLRDEVLAGLSPIRRQRVHLRVAEVLADAPSSSTEEPLARRAHHLVAALPLGEVTTTVEACRAAARQAEEQWSYETAAQWWEAALGAWDSAPHAHDDPDGRDALLVAQVQALARSGRGQTLLDLVESSLADVQATGTTTTVGRLCSALLRSAGAWPWTSGGDDPLPLLARLSSLQRFVEPDPVARARLLAAMGVGHGYNPDPRVADGLTREAVAVAEEAGDVDALADALLGRVLTYVGVAAHAEECEALLVRLDGLGHAQRDVDVVLRHTVSTMSRTLLGDVAGGERQLALGAVEADRLRLRLLRAQLRWAEFGFATWHGAGDAQELLNRAIEAHRRTELYELGIFELATNLLGLDTGHVVEWPQAFQVREDLTWAAVRAGFAGDRDAADALVTERLAVEVPTVWLTLGHLTVLANLVADLGLTHHAATLVEQLVPDRERLAMVGQVASCGPVALPLARLRTLLGDLDGARADLALAVDLVARNDGGPATMRCALAQVELDLAAGREPDRAGLAGLAARAQRLGLHRVAHRARELVARAGQPPAAGARVRG is encoded by the coding sequence ATGGCTCTCGCGTACGGGCTGCTCGGCCCGCTGACCGTCAGCCGGGACGGTCGCCCGCTCGACCTCGGCGCGCCCAAGCAGCGCCTCGTGCTCGCCCTGCTGCTCCTCGAGCGCGGCCGGGTCGTCTCGACCGACCGCCTCGTCGCCGGCGCCTGGCCGCGGGACGCCCCGCCCAGCGCGGTACCGAGCCTGCAGGCGTACCTGTCGAACCTGCGCCGCCTGCTCCGGGAGCCCGACGTCGACGGTTCGGGCCGCGCGACGCCCCTGGTCCGGCAGGCGCCGGGCTACCGCCTCGACGTCGGCCTCGCGTCGTTCGACCTCGAGGACTACCTCGCCGCGGTCCGCACGCAGGCCGAGGCCGTGCAGCGTCAGGACTGGACGGCCGCGCTGGCGGCGGGGGAGGTCGCGCGGGGGCTCTGGCGCGGTCCGCTGCTCGCCGACCTGGCCGACGAGGACTGGGTGCAGGCCGCGTCGGCCGCGCTCGAGGAGCGTCGTACGCGGTCCCGCACGGACGCCGTGCTGGCGCACGCGGCGACGGGTGACCTAGGCGCCGCCCTCGACGTCGCCCGCACGCTCGTCGACGAGCACCCCTGGCGTGACGACGTCGCGGCCCTGCTCGTGCGCGTGCTCGCACGGTCCGGCCGCACCACCGAGGCGCTCGACGCCTACCGCGCGTACGCCGACGGTCTCGCTGACGAGCTCGGCCTGGACCCGGGGCAGGAGCTCCGCGCGCTGCAGCAGTCCGTGCTGCGGGGCGACGCGTCCCTGGGCGCCTGGCCCGAGGGCTCGTCGGGCCCGCGGTCGTCGCCGACGCCCCCGGCCGCGGCGACGGTTCCGCTGGCGCACGCGACCCGGTCCGCGCCGACGACCGACGATTTCGTGGGCCGCGCGGGGCCGCTCGCCGCGTTGGCGGACGTGCTGGGCCGCGGCCGCTCGGGCCGCACGGCCTGGGCGGTGCTGAGCGGCCCGCCCGGGATCGGCAAGACCCGGCTCGCGCAGGAGGCCGTGTCCCGCGCCGTGCGCCCGGGCGCGACGGTCGTCTGGGGGCGCTGCCTCGAGGAGGAGGGCGCGCCGGCGTGGTGGCCGTGGCGGGCCGTGGTGCGTGCGCTCGGGGCCGACCCGGGCGTGCTGCTCGCGCCGCCGGCCGGCGCGGACGCCGACGCCGGACGGTTCCTGGTCTACGAGCGGCTCGAGGAGCTGCTGCGGGGGGCGGCGGCGCGGAGCCCGCTCGTGGTCGTGCTGGACGACCTGCAGTGGGCTGACGCGACGTCCCTGGCGGCCGTCGCGTCGCTGGCGGCAACGTTGCGCGACGCCGACGTCACCGTGCTCGTGACCCTGCGCGACGGGGAACGGCGGCCGGCGACGGAGGACGCGCTGCGCCGGGCGCTGAGCGCGGTCGGGCGGACGGCCGACGCGCGCGAGCTCGCCGTCGGACCCCTGGACGCGGGTGACGTGGCCGCCGTGGTCGGGACGGTGAGCGGGGAGGTGCTGTCCGGGCCCGACGCCGCGGCGCTGACCGAGCGGACCGGTGGCAACCCGCTCTTCGTGCGCGAGTACGCCCGCCTGCCTCCGCAGGAGCGGCTCGGCGCCGCGCTCCCCGGCGCCGTGCGGGCCGTGCTGGGGCGCCGCCTGCAGGTGCTGGAGCCGGCCGTCCTGGACGTCGTCAGGTCCGCTGCCGTCATCGGCGAGCGCGTCGACCTGCCGCTGCTGGCCCTGGTCGCCCGCCTCGATGCCGAGCGGGCCGCGGACCTGCTCGACGGCGCCGCCGACGAGGGGATCATCGGTCCGACGCCGGGTGGGACCGGCTACGGCTTCACCCACGCGCTGCTGCGCGACGAGGTGCTGGCCGGGCTGAGCCCGATCCGTCGGCAGCGGGTGCACCTGCGCGTCGCCGAGGTCCTGGCCGACGCACCCTCGAGCAGCACCGAGGAGCCGCTCGCCAGGCGGGCGCACCACCTCGTCGCCGCGCTGCCGCTCGGCGAGGTGACGACGACGGTCGAGGCCTGCCGGGCGGCCGCCCGGCAGGCCGAGGAGCAGTGGAGCTACGAGACCGCCGCCCAGTGGTGGGAGGCGGCGCTGGGCGCCTGGGACTCCGCGCCCCACGCGCACGACGACCCCGACGGCCGTGACGCGCTCCTGGTCGCCCAGGTGCAGGCGCTGGCGCGCTCGGGGCGCGGGCAGACGCTGCTCGACCTCGTCGAGTCGTCGCTGGCCGACGTGCAGGCGACCGGCACCACGACGACCGTCGGTCGGCTGTGCTCGGCCCTGCTGCGCTCGGCGGGAGCGTGGCCGTGGACGAGCGGCGGGGACGACCCGCTGCCGCTGCTCGCACGGCTGTCGTCGCTGCAGCGGTTCGTCGAGCCCGACCCCGTCGCCCGTGCGCGCCTGCTCGCGGCCATGGGCGTCGGGCACGGCTACAACCCGGACCCGCGGGTCGCCGACGGGCTCACCCGCGAGGCCGTCGCGGTGGCCGAGGAGGCCGGCGACGTGGACGCGTTGGCCGACGCCCTGCTCGGCCGGGTCCTGACCTACGTCGGGGTGGCGGCGCACGCCGAGGAGTGCGAGGCGCTGCTGGTCCGGCTCGACGGGCTCGGGCACGCGCAGCGCGACGTCGACGTGGTCCTCCGGCACACGGTCTCGACGATGAGCCGGACCCTCCTCGGCGATGTCGCCGGGGGCGAGCGCCAGCTCGCCCTCGGTGCGGTCGAGGCCGATCGGCTGCGGCTGCGCCTGCTGCGTGCGCAGCTGCGCTGGGCGGAGTTTGGCTTCGCGACCTGGCACGGCGCGGGGGACGCGCAGGAGCTCCTGAACCGGGCGATCGAGGCGCACCGGCGCACCGAGCTCTACGAGCTGGGCATCTTCGAGCTCGCCACCAACCTGCTCGGTCTCGACACCGGCCACGTCGTCGAGTGGCCGCAGGCCTTCCAGGTGCGCGAGGACCTCACGTGGGCGGCCGTGCGGGCCGGCTTCGCCGGCGACCGGGATGCCGCAGACGCCCTCGTCACCGAGCGGCTGGCGGTGGAGGTGCCGACCGTCTGGCTCACCCTCGGGCACCTGACCGTGCTCGCCAACCTCGTCGCCGACCTCGGGCTCACCCACCACGCGGCGACGCTGGTGGAGCAGCTGGTCCCGGACCGCGAGCGCCTGGCCATGGTCGGCCAGGTGGCGTCGTGCGGGCCGGTGGCCCTCCCGCTCGCCCGGCTGCGCACGCTCCTGGGCGACCTCGACGGGGCCCGGGCGGACCTCGCGCTCGCCGTCGACCTGGTCGCGCGCAACGACGGCGGTCCCGCGACGATGCGCTGCGCGCTGGCCCAGGTCGAGCTCGACCTCGCCGCCGGGCGCGAGCCGGACCGGGCGGGGCTCGCCGGGCTCGCCGCCCGCGCGCAGCGCCTCGGGCTGCATCGTGTGGCCCACCGGGCCCGCGAGCTGGTGGCCCGGGCCGGGCAGCCCCCCGCGGCAGGAGCGAGGGTCCGGGGCTGA
- a CDS encoding GTPase family protein, producing the protein MANDWLKDSFRSEYESSSEAIGRFNLAVFGKTGVGKSTLVNAVFGEEVARVGIGEPVTQGSHLYLDKVGSLGIVDTQGLEIGTDDKKIIDEMQKMINRTRKLPLSEQVHVAWYCVRGMDRRFEDTEADFVRALDDLGLPVIIVMTQVPRNASGFHPDAVALAELVRQRHLPVVPGSPYFTYAKPDDFTGQPAYGLREVLDATFRVAPEGVHGALVAAQEIDHSRKASEAQKVIAAAASSAAASAAVPVPFSDAVMLVPIQLGMMAKIAQLYKIKFDRAALMAIASTTAATQAGRATFTGLLKLVPGAGTVAGGLIGAGVASSYTYAMGQAWLVVCQRAATGSFGRVGGMLDTDAVREAFTEEFKKRLKIRSKTSA; encoded by the coding sequence ATGGCGAACGACTGGCTCAAGGACTCCTTCCGGAGCGAGTACGAGTCCTCGTCGGAGGCGATCGGACGCTTCAACCTCGCGGTCTTCGGCAAGACCGGCGTGGGCAAGTCGACGCTGGTGAACGCGGTCTTCGGCGAGGAGGTCGCCCGGGTCGGGATCGGCGAGCCGGTGACGCAGGGCAGCCACCTCTACCTCGACAAGGTCGGCAGCCTGGGGATCGTCGACACCCAGGGCTTGGAGATCGGCACCGACGACAAGAAGATCATCGACGAGATGCAGAAGATGATCAACCGCACCCGCAAGCTCCCGCTGAGCGAGCAGGTGCACGTGGCCTGGTACTGCGTGCGTGGGATGGACCGGCGCTTCGAGGACACCGAGGCCGACTTCGTGCGCGCGCTCGACGACCTCGGGCTGCCGGTGATCATCGTGATGACGCAGGTGCCGCGCAACGCCTCGGGCTTCCACCCCGACGCGGTCGCCCTGGCCGAGCTGGTCCGCCAGCGCCACCTGCCGGTGGTGCCCGGCAGCCCGTACTTCACCTACGCCAAGCCCGACGACTTCACCGGCCAGCCCGCGTACGGACTGCGAGAGGTCCTCGATGCCACCTTTCGCGTTGCGCCAGAAGGCGTACACGGAGCCCTGGTCGCAGCGCAGGAGATCGATCATTCCCGGAAGGCGTCCGAGGCCCAGAAGGTGATCGCGGCCGCGGCGTCCAGCGCCGCGGCGAGCGCGGCCGTGCCGGTGCCCTTCTCCGACGCGGTGATGCTCGTGCCGATCCAGCTCGGGATGATGGCCAAGATCGCGCAGCTCTACAAGATCAAGTTCGACCGGGCGGCGCTCATGGCGATCGCGTCGACGACCGCCGCGACGCAGGCCGGGCGGGCGACGTTCACCGGGCTGCTGAAGCTCGTGCCGGGGGCGGGCACCGTGGCCGGGGGCCTGATCGGCGCGGGTGTCGCCTCGTCGTACACGTACGCCATGGGCCAGGCCTGGCTGGTCGTCTGCCAGCGCGCGGCGACGGGTTCGTTCGGCCGGGTCGGCGGGATGCTGGACACCGACGCCGTGCGCGAAGCCTTCACCGAGGAGTTCAAGAAGCGGCTCAAGATCAGGTCGAAGACCTCGGCCTGA